One Patescibacteria group bacterium DNA segment encodes these proteins:
- a CDS encoding MBL fold metallo-hydrolase: MFKITFCGGAQEVTGANYLIETEKTRVLVDCGMFQCPRFCAARNANEFPYDPATIDALFVTHAHIDHTGRIPKLIKYGFKGKIFSTPPTKDFAKLMLEDSLGVLEKEASRNGEKTIYAMEDVEGALKLWEAVPYHQRFMVGDIGVTFYEAGHILGSLMVLFEIGDKKILFTGDLGNTPMPLLNPPESIVGVNMMVIESAYGDRVHEDNSERKVKLERAIEDIAKRGGTLMIPAFALERTQELLYEFNDLMEHGRVPRIPVYLDSPLAIRATDVYRKHISYFSPDAKALIKAGDDLFQFPGLHRTLTTDESKAINDVRGPKVILAGAGMMTGGRILHHAKRHLHDKNSIILFIGYQGAGSVGRRIMDGERQVTIMGEKVSVHAEVRSIHGYSAHADTNMLLDFVQQNVDTLEKVFVVQGEPSAALFLSQRIRDYLGLHSHAPRLGEVFEF; this comes from the coding sequence ATGTTTAAAATTACTTTTTGCGGAGGAGCTCAAGAGGTTACCGGCGCGAACTATCTGATCGAGACAGAAAAGACTCGCGTACTGGTTGATTGTGGTATGTTTCAATGCCCGCGCTTTTGCGCGGCACGCAATGCAAACGAATTTCCCTATGATCCGGCGACTATTGATGCGCTCTTTGTAACCCACGCGCATATCGATCATACCGGGCGCATCCCCAAACTTATTAAATACGGTTTCAAGGGAAAGATTTTTTCAACTCCACCTACAAAAGATTTTGCCAAGCTCATGCTCGAAGATAGTCTTGGCGTGCTTGAGAAAGAGGCGTCGCGCAACGGAGAGAAGACGATTTACGCCATGGAAGATGTTGAAGGCGCGCTCAAGCTCTGGGAGGCCGTGCCATACCACCAGCGTTTTATGGTGGGCGATATCGGCGTTACTTTTTATGAGGCGGGGCATATCTTAGGGTCTCTCATGGTGCTCTTTGAGATTGGTGATAAAAAAATATTATTCACGGGAGACTTGGGTAATACGCCGATGCCGCTTCTCAACCCACCCGAATCAATCGTAGGTGTGAACATGATGGTTATCGAATCTGCCTATGGTGACCGTGTGCACGAAGACAACAGCGAGCGCAAAGTAAAGCTTGAACGAGCGATTGAAGATATCGCAAAGCGCGGCGGCACGCTGATGATTCCTGCGTTCGCGCTTGAACGCACCCAAGAACTTCTCTATGAGTTCAATGATTTGATGGAGCACGGACGCGTGCCGCGCATCCCCGTGTATCTCGACAGCCCACTTGCCATTCGCGCGACTGATGTCTATCGCAAGCACATAAGCTATTTTAGTCCCGACGCCAAAGCGCTCATTAAGGCGGGTGATGATCTTTTTCAATTTCCAGGGCTCCATCGCACGCTTACCACTGATGAATCGAAAGCTATCAATGATGTTCGCGGTCCCAAGGTGATTTTAGCGGGCGCGGGTATGATGACGGGCGGACGCATACTACATCATGCGAAGCGCCACCTCCACGACAAAAATAGTATTATTTTATTTATTGGTTATCAGGGCGCGGGATCTGTCGGGCGGCGCATTATGGACGGTGAGCGGCAGGTGACTATCATGGGTGAGAAGGTTTCGGTACACGCTGAGGTCCGTTCGATCCATGGGTATTCGGCGCACGCTGATACTAATATGCTTTTGGATTTTGTTCAGCAAAATGTAGATACACTTGAGAAAGTATTTGTCGTACAAGGCGAGCCATCGGCCGCACTTTTTCTTTCACAGCGTATTCGTGACTATTTGGGTCTCCATTCGCATGCTCCACGCCTTGGAGAGGTCTTTGAGTTCTGA